One region of Fimbriiglobus ruber genomic DNA includes:
- a CDS encoding helix-turn-helix domain-containing protein, protein MRPQYSFPEPVVQAIADARYRHPDPRVQERMEILWLKTRNVTHSRIAELANVSRSTVQRTLRIYAAKGLDGVRSFGWKGQPSALTPHHGTIEDAFRRHPPHTAHEAARRIEDLTGVRRKASRVRQFLKEDLGMKCLKVAPIPVPPKKTVDEHARTQADFLKDGTGTEVGGSPRR, encoded by the coding sequence ATGCGTCCCCAATATTCGTTTCCCGAACCCGTGGTCCAAGCGATCGCGGACGCGCGCTATCGGCACCCGGACCCGCGTGTCCAAGAGCGGATGGAGATTCTCTGGCTCAAGACCCGGAACGTGACGCACAGTCGGATCGCGGAGTTGGCCAACGTGTCGCGCTCCACGGTGCAGCGGACCCTGCGGATCTATGCGGCGAAGGGTCTGGATGGGGTCCGATCGTTCGGCTGGAAGGGCCAACCCAGTGCGCTGACACCGCATCACGGGACGATCGAAGACGCGTTTCGCCGGCACCCGCCGCACACGGCCCACGAGGCGGCGCGGCGGATCGAGGACCTGACGGGCGTCCGACGCAAGGCGTCGCGGGTGCGCCAGTTCTTGAAAGAGGATCTGGGGATGAAATGCCTGAAGGTGGCACCCATCCCGGTGCCGCCCAAGAAAACGGTCGACGAACACGCCCGCACGCAGGCGGATTTTTTAAAAGACGGAACTGGAACCGAAGTTGGCGGAAGCCCGCGACGGTAA
- a CDS encoding IS630 family transposase: MAEARDGKRTVYFVDASHFVLASFLGWVWCFVRLHVRAASGRQRYNVLGALNAVTHELVTEINTTYITATSVCALLRKIAALGGSLPITLVLDNARYQRCALVEHTAKALGIELLFLPSYSPNLNLIERLWKFVKKEALNSRHHQDFKKFQEAIDHCLADLPTKHREKLATLMTHKFQTWDNVSLLDA; encoded by the coding sequence TTGGCGGAAGCCCGCGACGGTAAGCGGACGGTGTACTTCGTGGACGCGTCGCACTTCGTCTTGGCGTCGTTCCTGGGGTGGGTGTGGTGCTTCGTCCGGTTACATGTCCGGGCCGCGTCGGGACGGCAGAGGTACAACGTGCTGGGTGCGCTGAACGCGGTCACGCACGAGCTGGTGACAGAAATCAACACGACGTACATCACGGCCACCTCGGTGTGTGCGTTGCTCCGCAAGATCGCGGCCCTCGGTGGGTCATTGCCGATCACGCTGGTACTCGACAACGCCCGCTACCAGCGGTGCGCGCTGGTGGAGCACACGGCCAAGGCACTCGGGATCGAGTTGTTGTTCCTGCCGTCGTATTCGCCGAACCTGAACTTGATCGAGCGACTCTGGAAGTTCGTGAAGAAGGAGGCGTTGAACAGCCGCCACCATCAGGACTTCAAGAAGTTCCAGGAGGCCATCGACCATTGCTTGGCGGATCTGCCGACGAAACACCGAGAGAAACTGGCGACCCTGATGACCCACAAATTCCAGACGTGGGACAATGTGTCACTCCTGGACGCGTAA
- a CDS encoding reverse transcriptase/maturase family protein: MQRAELILDVYRQRGSRGLPVEGVYRQLFNPDLYLRAYGRIYRNDGAMTPGVTGETVDGMSRAKIDAIIADLRAERYRWAPVRRVEIPKRNGKMRPLGIPTWQDKLLQEVVRSLLDAYYEPQFSDSSHGFRPGRGCHSALTAIAKTWAGTKWIIEGDIKGCFDNIDRNVLLPILRESIPDNRFLRLVDQLLQAGYVKDWKRHPTFSDTPQGGIVSPILSNIYLDRLDRFVEQTLIPEYTRGTNRSPNPAYVSKRYEARRHSRNGRVEEAVTCRKEMRRLPSRDPNDPGYRRLRYVRYADDFLLGFIGPKEEAEEIKVRLARFLRETLKLELSAEKTLVSHATKQGARFLGYEVVSQQCDTKMHLVQRAGDPKPYRKRAINSVIALRLPADVVERRCSLYMRGGKPIHRAELEEDSDFSIVAAYQSEYRGYVEFYALAQNIGWLNKLRWVMEVSLLKTLAGKYRTRVAEMSRRYRAVALTEDGPRSCLEVRVEREGKAPLVARFGGLLLRRKKTAVLVDRMLTRRQPERSELLQRLLANRCEICKSAEDVQVHHVRKLADLEVKGRGEVAAWKRKMASRRRKTLVLCRECHATVHAGRPTRQPVPE; this comes from the coding sequence ATGCAAAGAGCCGAACTCATCCTCGATGTCTACCGCCAACGAGGGAGCCGCGGGCTCCCCGTGGAGGGTGTCTATCGGCAACTGTTCAACCCCGACCTGTACCTCCGCGCCTATGGCCGCATCTATCGTAATGATGGGGCCATGACGCCGGGGGTGACCGGGGAAACCGTGGACGGAATGTCACGGGCGAAAATCGACGCCATCATCGCGGACCTCCGCGCCGAGCGGTATCGGTGGGCGCCCGTGCGGCGGGTAGAGATTCCCAAGCGGAACGGCAAGATGCGCCCGCTCGGCATTCCCACCTGGCAGGACAAACTGCTGCAAGAGGTAGTGCGCTCCCTCCTGGACGCCTACTACGAGCCGCAGTTCTCCGATTCGTCCCACGGCTTCCGGCCGGGGCGCGGCTGTCATTCGGCGCTGACCGCGATAGCCAAGACCTGGGCCGGTACGAAGTGGATCATCGAGGGCGATATCAAAGGGTGCTTCGACAACATCGACCGAAACGTCTTGCTGCCGATCCTCCGAGAATCGATTCCCGACAACCGCTTCCTCCGGTTGGTTGACCAACTGCTTCAGGCCGGATATGTAAAAGACTGGAAGCGGCATCCCACCTTCAGCGACACGCCGCAGGGCGGGATTGTCAGCCCCATCCTTTCCAACATCTACCTGGATCGGCTGGACCGGTTCGTCGAGCAGACACTCATCCCGGAATACACCCGCGGGACCAACAGGAGTCCCAATCCCGCTTACGTCAGTAAGCGGTATGAGGCGAGGCGTCATAGCCGGAACGGGAGGGTCGAGGAGGCCGTCACATGCCGAAAGGAGATGCGGCGGCTGCCCTCCCGCGACCCGAACGACCCCGGCTACCGACGGCTCAGGTACGTCCGCTATGCGGACGACTTCCTCCTGGGGTTCATCGGTCCGAAGGAGGAAGCCGAGGAGATCAAGGTCCGACTGGCCCGATTCCTACGCGAGACCCTCAAGTTGGAGTTGTCCGCCGAGAAGACCTTGGTCAGCCACGCGACCAAGCAGGGCGCGCGGTTCCTCGGCTACGAAGTCGTCAGCCAGCAGTGCGACACCAAGATGCACCTTGTGCAGCGGGCGGGCGACCCCAAGCCCTACCGCAAGCGAGCCATCAACAGCGTCATCGCCCTGCGGCTGCCGGCGGATGTCGTCGAGAGGAGGTGCTCCCTGTACATGCGGGGCGGCAAGCCGATCCACCGCGCGGAACTGGAGGAGGACAGCGACTTCAGCATCGTTGCCGCCTACCAATCCGAGTACAGGGGCTACGTGGAGTTCTATGCCCTGGCCCAGAACATCGGCTGGCTGAACAAGCTCCGTTGGGTGATGGAAGTCTCCCTCTTGAAAACGCTGGCCGGTAAGTACCGGACCAGAGTGGCCGAGATGTCGCGCCGGTATCGTGCCGTCGCGCTAACGGAGGACGGACCCCGGTCGTGCCTGGAAGTCAGGGTAGAGCGGGAGGGCAAGGCTCCACTGGTGGCGCGCTTCGGCGGCCTCCTCCTCCGCAGGAAGAAGACGGCAGTCCTTGTAGACCGGATGCTCACGCGCCGGCAACCGGAGCGTTCGGAGTTGCTCCAGCGCCTTCTGGCGAACCGGTGTGAAATCTGCAAGAGTGCGGAGGATGTCCAAGTACATCACGTTCGCAAGCTGGCAGACCTCGAAGTCAAGGGGCGTGGAGAAGTCGCTGCCTGGAAGCGGAAGATGGCATCCAGGCGACGGAAGACCCTGGTCCTTTGCCGGGAATGTCATGCGACCGTCCACGCCGGACGGCCGACACGGCAACCCGTACCGGAATAG
- a CDS encoding DUF6744 family protein, whose amino-acid sequence MTALPRPGVPFPLPAGVRLLGEVIAWTCAGVAVTHPALLAALRDAGLDDGVARELAPKHAFTRACKKLCDRRIIRQVAEDDTTVRFQFTHESRDGDRFDYHLETMLTLDKRTGRVTCDLPGLATLAQEELDRATEVRSGADVTRVIQKLFDRHADLFPVRPQGGCYFAPHRHAGFVDKVQVMVGRLNGQILRFPVPAGTGEGDRSVKEAVAAGLAALIDDHRAAVAAFGADTRDDTLKRAADKIRTTRLKVEGYAELLADQKVRLDRELEAARDELRRTVERLAVAPAGGRP is encoded by the coding sequence GCTCCCACGGCCGGGCGTCCCGTTCCCGCTACCGGCCGGCGTCCGGCTGCTCGGAGAGGTGATCGCGTGGACGTGTGCCGGGGTGGCCGTCACCCACCCGGCCCTGCTCGCCGCCCTCCGGGACGCCGGGTTGGACGACGGGGTGGCCCGCGAACTCGCCCCCAAGCACGCGTTCACTCGGGCGTGCAAGAAGCTGTGCGACCGGCGGATCATCCGCCAGGTGGCCGAGGATGACACGACGGTCCGGTTCCAGTTCACCCACGAGAGCCGGGACGGGGACCGATTCGACTACCACCTGGAGACCATGCTTACCCTGGACAAGCGGACCGGGCGGGTGACGTGCGACCTGCCCGGGCTGGCCACCCTGGCCCAGGAGGAACTCGACCGGGCGACCGAGGTCCGCAGCGGGGCCGACGTCACCCGCGTCATCCAGAAACTCTTCGACCGGCACGCCGACCTGTTCCCGGTCCGGCCCCAGGGCGGGTGTTACTTCGCCCCGCACCGGCACGCCGGGTTCGTCGACAAGGTCCAGGTCATGGTCGGGCGGCTGAACGGGCAGATCCTGCGGTTCCCGGTCCCGGCCGGGACGGGCGAGGGGGACCGGAGCGTGAAGGAGGCGGTGGCCGCCGGGCTGGCCGCCCTGATCGATGACCACCGGGCGGCGGTCGCCGCGTTCGGGGCGGACACCCGGGACGACACCCTGAAGCGGGCGGCCGACAAGATCCGAACCACCCGGCTGAAGGTCGAGGGGTACGCCGAACTGTTGGCCGACCAGAAGGTCCGGCTCGACCGAGAACTCGAGGCCGCCCGGGACGAACTCCGGCGGACGGTCGAGCGGCTGGCCGTCGCCCCCGCGGGAGGACGCCCGTGA